A window of Syntrophales bacterium contains these coding sequences:
- a CDS encoding 50S ribosomal protein L25 has product MDIKQLKAFIRKGSGKGVARKLRTQGFVPAILYGPNSQNELLYVSEKDLKKLIVKADGKFFIKLMIDVNGKTEERLTLIKDYTIHPFKPTIMHADFYRIDPGRKINVALPVKTTGTSPGVVRGGELQILKREILVSCSPSDMPGYIEVDIGGLDVGDSVKARDIKVPEGVTIREAGNIPVIYIAPTRASLKSPGESAAQPTKK; this is encoded by the coding sequence ATGGACATTAAACAGCTTAAAGCCTTTATTCGTAAAGGATCCGGCAAGGGAGTTGCTAGAAAATTGCGAACCCAGGGGTTCGTGCCGGCGATTCTTTACGGTCCCAATTCGCAAAATGAACTACTATACGTCAGTGAAAAAGACTTAAAAAAATTAATTGTTAAAGCCGACGGCAAGTTCTTCATTAAACTTATGATTGACGTTAACGGGAAAACAGAGGAAAGGCTTACCCTGATAAAGGATTACACAATACACCCCTTCAAACCCACTATCATGCATGCTGACTTTTATAGAATTGATCCTGGAAGAAAGATAAATGTAGCCCTTCCAGTAAAGACAACAGGCACGTCACCTGGCGTGGTAAGAGGTGGGGAACTACAGATTCTCAAGAGAGAAATACTGGTTTCCTGCTCTCCTTCGGATATGCCTGGGTATATAGAAGTAGACATTGGTGGGCTTGATGTAGGTGACTCGGTAAAGGCAAGGGATATAAAAGTCCCTGAAGGTGTTACAATTCGGGAAGCTGGAAACATTCCGGTTATATATATAGCTCCTACACGGGCCTCTCTGAAATCACCAGGCGAGTCCGCAGCTCAACCGACAAAAAAATAG
- a CDS encoding ribose-phosphate pyrophosphokinase — MLEKIRIFSGNANRELAEKICNILGVPLGKANVGTFSDGETRVEINENVRGMDIFIIQSTCPPVNVNLMELLIMIDALKRASAYRITAVIPYYGYARQDRKVAPRAPISAKLVADLITTAGANRILSVDLHAGQIQGFFNIPVDNLYAMPILLKYIQKNFTDKTVIVSPDTGGVVRARAYATRLGVNLAIIDKRREGPNESQVMNIIGDVKNRPVIILDDMIDTAGTIVQAAEALKDAGATDICACCIHPVLSGSAIERINTSCLREVIVTDTIPLHEKAKSCNKIKVLSIASLLAEAVRRIYYDESVSSLFI, encoded by the coding sequence ATGTTGGAAAAAATAAGGATCTTTTCAGGAAATGCCAACAGAGAACTTGCTGAGAAAATATGCAATATCTTGGGGGTTCCTCTCGGAAAAGCCAACGTTGGAACGTTCAGCGATGGTGAAACGAGGGTCGAAATAAATGAAAATGTGAGGGGCATGGATATCTTCATAATACAATCCACCTGTCCCCCTGTGAATGTAAATCTCATGGAACTTCTTATTATGATCGACGCCCTAAAAAGGGCTTCCGCATATAGAATAACCGCTGTTATTCCGTACTATGGATACGCACGGCAGGATAGAAAAGTAGCGCCCCGAGCACCGATATCCGCCAAGCTCGTAGCTGATCTAATCACAACAGCAGGAGCAAATCGCATACTTTCAGTGGATCTCCACGCTGGACAAATTCAGGGTTTTTTTAACATACCCGTGGATAACCTATATGCAATGCCCATTCTCTTAAAATACATACAGAAAAACTTCACCGACAAAACCGTAATAGTATCGCCAGATACGGGTGGTGTAGTCCGGGCGAGAGCATATGCAACAAGACTTGGGGTAAACCTTGCGATCATTGACAAAAGACGAGAAGGCCCCAATGAATCACAGGTAATGAACATCATAGGAGATGTTAAGAATAGGCCCGTGATCATCCTTGATGATATGATAGATACAGCCGGCACCATTGTACAGGCAGCCGAAGCCCTAAAAGATGCAGGAGCTACAGACATATGTGCCTGTTGCATACACCCTGTGCTATCTGGATCGGCAATTGAACGTATAAACACCTCTTGTCTTAGAGAGGTCATTGTCACAGACACGATCCCTCTTCACGAAAAGGCAAAATCTTGCAACAAAATAAAAGTGCTCTCCATCGCGAGCTTGCTCGCGGAAGCTGTAAGACGTATTTACTATGATGAGTCGGTCAGCTCACTATTTATTTAG